The following are encoded together in the Phaseolus vulgaris cultivar G19833 chromosome 9, P. vulgaris v2.0, whole genome shotgun sequence genome:
- the LOC137821104 gene encoding protein PLASTID TRANSCRIPTIONALLY ACTIVE 7, giving the protein MALPMNSFTLSSTLPKMELRGGNSGLWVCSQMMHQMRKEGRGRRVWRRRKLIKKDEYMEPKMERIPFMEEQVRKIREQGKMLTLDIERLLLSEDNRFEFVNEIAAEANEYVENNRDEYGGEKKAILHVLSNRMNDAGIYRPEAYYEPDHFKPGPHYLREEFT; this is encoded by the exons CTTTACCT AAGATGGAGTTAAGAGGTGGAAATTCGGGACTCTGGGTTTGCTCGCAG ATGATGCATCAAATGCGAAAGGAGGGTCGTGGACGACGAGTGTGGAGGCGAAGAAAATTG ATAAAAAAGGATGAGTATATGGAACCCAAAATGGAGCGCATTCCTTTCATGGAGGAGCAGGTAAGGAAGATTAGGGAACAGGGAAAGATGTTGACGTTGGACATAGAGAGGTTACTGTTATCGGAAGACAATCGTTTTGAATTTGTGAATGAGATAGCAGCTGAGGCCAATGAATATGTTGAGAACAACAGGGATGAGTATGGAGGTGAGAAGAAAGCCATTCTTCATGTTTTGAGCAACCGAATGAACGATGCTGGAATTTACAGGCCAGAGGCATATTACGAACCTGATCATTTTAAGCCCGGACCCCATTATTTGAGGGAAGAATTTACTTAA